One region of Phycisphaerales bacterium genomic DNA includes:
- the rpiA gene encoding ribose 5-phosphate isomerase A, translated as MTNPQNPSQPTTAGEANPSFGKAPAHAVPACPSMQVVLPGCQGMDCLAKAAVAEIKSGMVVGMGTGLTANRAIRALAHRVKEEKLDIDCVSTSKATEDLARELGLPTVPFAEIEVVDYLFDGANEVDYSLRMLKGQHGAITRQRLVAEASRRCVYLASEEKLVPRLGSKALLAVTIIPFGIASIRRRLRDMGLVGVARYNLDGNLYISEGGGVVLDIRLPERDLEELALELDHVSGIVDHGLFLYEADEVLVECKGGTVKKLGRPEGE; from the coding sequence TTGACTAACCCACAGAACCCATCGCAACCCACGACCGCGGGCGAGGCCAACCCCAGCTTCGGGAAGGCGCCGGCCCACGCGGTGCCCGCGTGCCCGTCGATGCAGGTCGTGCTGCCGGGGTGCCAAGGTATGGACTGTCTCGCGAAGGCAGCGGTGGCGGAGATCAAGAGCGGCATGGTGGTCGGGATGGGCACGGGGCTGACGGCCAACCGTGCGATCCGCGCCCTGGCGCACCGCGTCAAAGAAGAGAAGCTCGATATCGACTGTGTGTCGACGAGCAAGGCGACCGAGGACCTGGCCCGCGAGCTGGGGCTGCCGACGGTGCCCTTCGCGGAGATCGAGGTCGTCGACTACCTGTTCGACGGCGCGAACGAGGTGGACTACTCGCTGCGGATGCTCAAGGGGCAGCACGGCGCCATCACCCGGCAGCGGCTGGTGGCGGAGGCGAGCCGCAGGTGCGTGTACCTGGCGAGCGAGGAGAAGCTGGTGCCGCGGCTGGGCAGCAAGGCGCTGCTGGCGGTGACGATCATCCCCTTCGGCATCGCGTCAATCCGGCGGCGGCTGCGGGACATGGGGCTGGTGGGCGTCGCCCGCTACAACCTTGACGGGAACCTTTACATCTCCGAGGGCGGCGGCGTGGTGCTGGACATCCGGCTGCCCGAGCGCGACCTTGAGGAGCTGGCGCTCGAGCTCGACCATGTGTCGGGCATCGTGGACCACGGGCTGTTCCTGTACGAGGCCGACGAGGTGCTGGTGGAGTGCAAGGGCGGGACCGTGAAGAAGCTGGGGCGGCCGGAGGGGGAGTGA
- a CDS encoding aldehyde dehydrogenase family protein, translated as MTPTTSTLHPVITQLGLDKDPRFVAPHALQAGSQDKGIVTVVNPATNQAIAGIRLDTAESYEKVVAEASAAFLRWREVPAPERGLVVRAIGEEFRKHKAALGELVSLEVGKIRQEGLGEVQETIDIADFAVGLSRQLYGLTMPSERPQHRMFEQWLPLGPVGVISAFNFPNAVWAWNAMLAAVCGDTVVWKPSLLAPLTAMASNAIADRVATAMGHPGVFKLVIGTDDVVGKRMVADARFPLISATGSTRMGKAVGQVVAERMGRCLLELGGNNAVIIDKSADLKLTIPAVVFAAIGTAGQRCTTTRRLIVHESIVDEVVTKLAAAYKTVRIGDPLKEGTLVGPLINAKAVDGFLAAVQSAKEQGGTVVVGGGRAKVDGLNGNYVEPTIVRMPAGKVLPISCEETFAPILYVSTFGDKGGTSDIAGAIAQNNAVAQGLSSAIFTDSLRAAEQFLSPWGSDCGIANVNIGTSGAEIGGAFGGEKETGGGRESGSDSWKAYMRRQTCTINFGTQLKLAQGIRFD; from the coding sequence CACGGTCGTGAACCCCGCGACGAACCAGGCAATCGCGGGGATCAGGCTGGACACGGCGGAGAGCTACGAGAAGGTGGTGGCGGAGGCGAGCGCGGCGTTCCTGCGGTGGCGGGAGGTGCCGGCGCCGGAGCGCGGGCTGGTGGTGCGGGCGATCGGTGAGGAGTTTCGCAAGCACAAGGCGGCGCTGGGCGAGCTTGTCAGCCTCGAGGTCGGGAAGATCCGGCAGGAGGGTTTAGGCGAGGTCCAGGAGACGATCGACATCGCGGACTTCGCGGTGGGCCTGTCGCGGCAGCTGTACGGGCTCACGATGCCGAGCGAGCGGCCGCAGCACCGGATGTTCGAGCAGTGGCTGCCGCTGGGGCCGGTGGGCGTGATCTCGGCGTTCAACTTCCCCAACGCGGTGTGGGCGTGGAATGCGATGCTCGCGGCGGTGTGCGGGGACACGGTGGTGTGGAAGCCCAGCCTGCTCGCGCCGCTCACGGCGATGGCGAGCAACGCGATCGCGGACCGCGTCGCGACGGCGATGGGGCACCCGGGCGTGTTCAAGCTCGTGATCGGGACCGATGACGTTGTGGGCAAGCGGATGGTCGCGGATGCGCGGTTCCCCCTGATTTCGGCGACGGGCTCGACGCGGATGGGCAAGGCCGTGGGGCAGGTGGTGGCGGAGCGGATGGGCCGCTGCCTGCTGGAGCTGGGCGGGAACAACGCGGTCATCATCGACAAGAGCGCGGACCTGAAGCTGACGATTCCGGCGGTGGTGTTCGCGGCGATCGGCACGGCGGGGCAGCGGTGCACGACGACGCGCCGCTTGATCGTGCACGAGTCGATCGTGGACGAGGTCGTGACGAAGCTCGCGGCGGCGTACAAGACGGTGCGGATCGGCGACCCTCTCAAGGAGGGGACGCTGGTGGGGCCGCTGATCAACGCCAAGGCCGTGGACGGCTTCCTCGCGGCGGTGCAGAGCGCGAAGGAGCAGGGCGGGACGGTGGTCGTCGGCGGCGGGCGGGCGAAGGTGGATGGCCTCAATGGCAACTACGTCGAGCCGACCATTGTGAGGATGCCCGCGGGCAAGGTGCTGCCGATCAGCTGCGAGGAGACGTTCGCGCCGATCCTGTACGTGAGCACGTTCGGGGACAAGGGTGGAACGAGCGATATCGCGGGGGCGATCGCGCAGAACAACGCGGTGGCCCAGGGGCTCTCGTCGGCGATCTTCACCGACAGCCTGCGCGCGGCGGAGCAGTTTTTGTCGCCTTGGGGCAGTGACTGCGGGATCGCGAACGTGAACATTGGGACGAGCGGGGCCGAGATCGGCGGCGCGTTCGGCGGCGAGAAGGAGACGGGTGGTGGCAGAGAGTCAGGGTCGGATTCCTGGAAGGCGTATATGCGCCGCCAGACGTGCACCATCAACTTTGGAACACAGCTCAAGCTTGCACAGGGGATCAGGTTTGACTAA